From Haloarcula rubripromontorii, one genomic window encodes:
- a CDS encoding ParB/RepB/Spo0J family partition protein has translation MAQERTDIDGFFSPDELEPHPINDDIYDDRTEPDKALEASIEKHGILNPIIVDPQPDAGEADDKPTIISGHRRVEVAKKLNLDEVPVEELRLASELERRELLLEYNRNRDKTFSQRMREARELERIERERAQERQGTRTDIVENSPSSADTSTDKEYGKTRDKVADETGFGSGRTFDKAKTVWKAAQDGDTVAQHEVAKLDRDKQSIHGAYEQVKDRLEPSSEADEEANDTEEADASSETDEDNPEQLSPEDVILSAYVGENAKVFPKVLDLHVESGSHIADVTYGNGSFWRRVPSDKYELTATDIDPARSPDSTDGVDCRDLPYDDESFDCVVLDPPYKGGFYESEDKPSENKFWMTDRYVGGLGEQSATYHEAVINMYAAAGKEAHRVLEEDGVLVVKTQDEVSENEQRFTHIQITEIFSEMGFHAKDLFVVVRPDRPTIGRTYEQRRARKNHSFFLVFEKRE, from the coding sequence ATGGCACAGGAGAGAACCGACATAGATGGTTTCTTCTCTCCGGATGAGTTGGAACCGCACCCTATCAACGACGACATCTATGATGACCGTACAGAACCCGATAAGGCATTAGAAGCCAGCATCGAGAAACATGGTATTCTCAACCCAATTATCGTCGATCCACAACCCGACGCTGGGGAGGCGGACGATAAACCGACAATAATCTCCGGACATCGACGCGTCGAGGTCGCAAAGAAGCTAAATCTGGACGAAGTACCAGTAGAGGAACTTCGGCTGGCATCGGAGCTCGAACGTCGAGAGCTACTACTCGAGTATAACCGAAACCGAGACAAAACGTTCAGCCAGCGCATGCGAGAGGCGCGGGAGTTAGAGCGCATTGAGCGCGAGCGGGCCCAAGAACGACAGGGTACCCGCACCGACATCGTGGAAAATTCACCATCAAGTGCAGATACCTCGACAGACAAGGAATACGGGAAAACTCGCGATAAGGTGGCCGACGAGACAGGGTTCGGTTCTGGCCGCACCTTTGACAAGGCGAAAACGGTCTGGAAGGCGGCTCAAGACGGAGATACTGTGGCCCAACACGAGGTCGCGAAACTCGACCGCGACAAACAATCGATTCACGGAGCTTACGAGCAAGTCAAAGATCGGTTAGAGCCGAGTTCCGAGGCGGACGAAGAGGCAAACGACACGGAGGAAGCGGACGCATCTTCGGAGACCGATGAGGACAATCCCGAACAACTCTCTCCAGAAGATGTGATCCTCTCCGCCTATGTCGGTGAAAATGCCAAGGTGTTCCCGAAGGTTCTCGATCTGCACGTTGAGTCCGGATCGCACATCGCCGATGTCACCTACGGCAATGGCTCTTTCTGGCGACGCGTCCCCTCGGACAAGTATGAGCTGACTGCGACTGATATTGATCCGGCGCGCTCGCCCGACTCAACGGATGGAGTCGACTGTCGCGACCTGCCGTACGATGACGAGTCGTTCGACTGCGTGGTACTTGATCCACCGTACAAAGGCGGGTTCTACGAGAGTGAGGACAAGCCCTCAGAGAACAAGTTTTGGATGACGGATCGGTACGTCGGGGGCCTCGGCGAACAATCTGCAACCTATCACGAGGCGGTTATTAATATGTACGCAGCGGCGGGGAAAGAGGCTCACCGCGTGCTTGAAGAGGATGGTGTACTCGTCGTCAAAACGCAGGACGAGGTGAGCGAGAACGAGCAGCGGTTCACTCATATTCAGATAACCGAGATATTCAGTGAGATGGGATTCCATGCTAAGGACTTGTTCGTGGTCGTCAGGCCCGATCGTCCGACGATTGGCCGCACGTACGAGCAACGACGAGCACGCAAGAACCACTCATTCTTCCTCGTGTTCGAAAAAAGGGAGTAA
- a CDS encoding winged helix-turn-helix domain-containing protein yields MTGQTDAPPQLSKTDATLLDHLRDGRSTPSILSDEDDVSSSRSYVSKRLSKMRDQGLVELVDDRHISLYQITPKGDRALDAWRELRTALAES; encoded by the coding sequence ATGACGGGTCAGACTGACGCACCGCCACAGCTCTCCAAGACAGACGCCACGCTCCTTGATCATCTCCGTGACGGGCGGAGCACGCCTTCCATCCTTAGTGATGAAGACGATGTCTCCAGCAGCAGATCGTACGTCAGCAAACGTCTCTCCAAGATGCGTGACCAAGGCCTCGTCGAGCTGGTTGACGACCGGCACATCAGCCTCTATCAGATCACCCCAAAGGGCGATCGGGCTCTCGACGCGTGGCGCGAACTCCGAACAGCACTCGCCGAATCCTGA
- a CDS encoding ATP-dependent helicase, which produces MPDADELNDADVYRIRGVPGAGKTTEILQRTEELLDDEYELTDFRWISFTNSHARDLVTDLCGGDGPFTPDDFDAVAERVTTLHSLVKSLNGVNGDDIVTGGGDDDTIREFFTDRGIRFQPAGDPLRKAEEDESREMSEGEKLLAIDQWLMQHGDAIEASLVELTPEWIDEAPVDTTYAGSEVAAILAEYRAWKDEQGIYEHHDYICEYATKLHEEPEYARWPDCSVLFIDEFQDYAPAEYLILREWMDADQYDLAVIAGDENQSIYSFKGAKPWLFDETPADVENIRRQSYRCPKAVTRVARGILPESGITSALDDEGVAREKSLWTDVEAAELALSLLDRHDADDGGDVYLLARTNRHAKSIARALRKQGVPFSGIGTKFAPAYADPEETHPWTDRWIAVAELLRGMAAGTDVLNYEDAYQLIDAAVASDRRWEQCDAEYAGPPADVEDAPDVPIWTAFPGCSDITDIAQKLETGGWRKKMVLTAAESPDVDIREAAENIKIGTIHAAKGRQAPAVVTFAGYPANLAEKWWDDDEFRAEERRLYYVAATRASEELVIAREFFDGRQMPLFRDGLPHSASNSPNTQHAD; this is translated from the coding sequence ATGCCCGACGCCGACGAACTCAACGATGCGGACGTGTACCGCATCCGCGGCGTCCCGGGCGCGGGAAAGACCACGGAGATCCTCCAACGCACGGAGGAACTCCTCGATGACGAATACGAGCTGACCGACTTCCGCTGGATCAGCTTCACGAACTCGCACGCCCGAGACCTCGTGACTGACCTCTGCGGCGGCGACGGCCCGTTCACGCCGGACGACTTCGACGCCGTGGCCGAGCGGGTCACGACCCTCCACTCGCTCGTCAAGTCGCTCAACGGCGTCAACGGGGACGACATCGTGACGGGCGGGGGCGACGACGACACCATCCGCGAGTTCTTCACCGACCGCGGCATCCGATTCCAGCCCGCCGGTGATCCCCTGCGGAAGGCCGAGGAAGACGAATCACGGGAGATGAGCGAGGGCGAGAAGCTCCTCGCGATCGATCAGTGGCTGATGCAGCACGGTGACGCCATCGAGGCCAGTCTCGTCGAACTCACGCCCGAGTGGATCGACGAGGCGCCCGTGGACACCACGTACGCGGGTTCGGAGGTTGCCGCCATCCTCGCCGAGTACCGCGCGTGGAAGGACGAGCAGGGGATCTACGAGCATCACGACTACATCTGCGAGTACGCGACGAAGCTCCACGAAGAGCCGGAGTACGCGCGCTGGCCCGACTGCAGCGTGCTATTCATCGACGAGTTTCAGGATTACGCACCGGCGGAGTACCTCATCCTCCGCGAGTGGATGGACGCAGATCAGTACGACCTCGCCGTGATCGCCGGCGACGAGAATCAGTCCATCTACTCGTTCAAGGGCGCGAAGCCGTGGCTGTTCGACGAGACGCCCGCCGACGTCGAGAACATCCGCAGGCAGAGCTACCGATGCCCCAAGGCGGTCACTCGCGTCGCCCGGGGCATCCTTCCCGAGAGCGGGATCACCAGCGCGCTTGACGACGAGGGTGTTGCACGGGAGAAGTCCCTGTGGACGGACGTGGAGGCGGCGGAGCTTGCGCTCAGCCTCCTCGACCGCCACGATGCGGACGACGGCGGGGACGTGTACTTGCTCGCTCGCACGAACCGACACGCGAAGAGCATCGCTCGGGCACTCCGAAAGCAGGGTGTTCCGTTCTCGGGGATTGGCACGAAGTTCGCGCCAGCGTACGCCGATCCCGAGGAGACGCACCCGTGGACTGACCGCTGGATCGCCGTCGCCGAACTCCTCCGAGGGATGGCCGCTGGCACGGACGTCCTCAACTACGAGGACGCCTACCAGCTCATCGACGCCGCAGTAGCGAGCGACCGCCGGTGGGAGCAGTGCGACGCCGAGTACGCTGGGCCGCCGGCGGACGTGGAGGATGCACCCGACGTCCCGATCTGGACGGCCTTCCCGGGCTGCTCGGACATCACCGACATCGCGCAGAAGCTCGAGACCGGCGGATGGCGCAAGAAGATGGTGCTGACCGCCGCCGAGTCCCCGGACGTGGACATCCGCGAGGCCGCCGAGAACATCAAGATCGGCACCATCCACGCCGCGAAGGGGCGGCAGGCCCCTGCGGTCGTGACCTTCGCCGGATACCCCGCCAACCTCGCCGAGAAGTGGTGGGACGACGACGAGTTCCGCGCCGAGGAACGACGCCTGTACTACGTGGCCGCGACTCGCGCCAGCGAGGAGTTGGTCATTGCCCGCGAGTTCTTCGACGGGCGCCAGATGCCGCTGTTCCGAGATGGTCTCCCGCACAGCGCGTCGAACAGCCCGAACACCCAACACGCAGACTAG
- a CDS encoding ATP-binding protein yields MQRTDFTPDYRQLNPWWDSGDVSEADRYHSERRSDYKYKLDRVRNNRFVTIAGAAGSGKTTILHQIAHDLTIEYGVYPQNVMYLPLGDSRFQIGSDVLADAVDEFATYYWRQDTDPGTGYVLIDDAHATDSWSEQVRDCLDKYDNLTIAVTLPTVARANTDSIEKLNIETSSDLLLPPKYYDVITETRDIEVNKEVVRSVRDALESAADTGDVTGLESAVNSVLDSIESASTLKRGVREFLQGSGRDVTIEDVRNNLELTVYRDVPRYQQFDDRSDLYALCAIAAMYPGQTLGLKNLSEILDCDRRTLQRYIDVLEDFFILTPSYQYKHERRRSVRLYVRDPVLMGSLLDLDYDGLLPTDVEQKLITAVTFDHLKRLGFRFHRSNAPVDFWESGDTDVDFVLETGDGTPIPIVTPDPSGDRAAGDRIEAFCEEHDCTLGVKVSRDAEPDIEENMATLPLWLFLFII; encoded by the coding sequence ATGCAAAGAACCGATTTCACGCCAGATTACAGGCAGCTGAATCCATGGTGGGATTCCGGCGATGTCTCCGAAGCAGACCGGTATCACTCCGAACGACGCTCCGATTACAAGTACAAACTAGACCGAGTCCGTAACAACCGATTCGTGACTATCGCCGGGGCAGCGGGAAGCGGCAAAACAACGATTCTACACCAGATCGCCCACGATCTTACGATCGAGTATGGCGTTTATCCGCAGAACGTCATGTATCTACCACTCGGAGATTCCCGATTCCAAATTGGTAGTGACGTACTGGCCGATGCTGTTGACGAGTTTGCCACATACTACTGGCGGCAAGACACCGATCCCGGAACCGGATACGTATTGATTGACGACGCACATGCGACCGATTCGTGGAGCGAGCAAGTGCGCGATTGTCTCGATAAATACGACAATCTCACTATCGCCGTGACGCTGCCAACAGTAGCACGAGCGAACACTGACTCGATTGAAAAACTGAACATCGAGACATCTAGCGATCTCCTCCTTCCACCGAAGTATTACGACGTCATCACCGAAACCCGCGACATTGAGGTCAACAAGGAAGTAGTCAGGAGTGTCCGCGACGCGTTGGAATCTGCTGCAGATACCGGAGATGTCACAGGTCTTGAGTCGGCGGTCAATTCAGTACTGGATTCGATCGAATCAGCAAGTACACTGAAGCGCGGTGTGCGGGAGTTCCTCCAAGGAAGTGGACGCGATGTTACTATCGAGGATGTCCGCAACAATTTGGAGTTGACTGTCTATCGAGATGTCCCCCGCTATCAGCAATTCGACGACCGAAGCGATCTCTACGCGTTGTGTGCTATTGCAGCGATGTATCCGGGTCAAACGCTTGGTCTGAAAAACTTGAGTGAGATTTTGGACTGTGACCGTCGAACGTTGCAACGCTATATCGACGTTTTGGAGGACTTCTTCATCCTAACGCCCTCGTATCAATACAAGCACGAGCGTCGACGGAGCGTGCGGCTGTACGTTCGTGACCCGGTGCTCATGGGCTCGCTTCTTGACCTTGACTATGACGGACTACTTCCGACAGATGTCGAGCAGAAGTTGATAACCGCAGTGACCTTTGACCACTTGAAGCGCCTTGGCTTCCGTTTTCACCGAAGTAACGCCCCGGTAGACTTCTGGGAGAGCGGAGATACTGACGTCGACTTCGTTCTGGAAACGGGTGACGGAACGCCAATTCCGATAGTTACGCCCGACCCGAGCGGAGATAGAGCAGCAGGAGACCGTATAGAGGCGTTTTGTGAGGAACACGACTGCACGCTTGGAGTAAAGGTCTCGCGTGACGCCGAACCTGATATTGAAGAAAACATGGCCACGCTTCCGCTCTGGCTATTCCTCTTCATCATCTAA